The following are from one region of the Gemmatimonadaceae bacterium genome:
- the gcvH gene encoding glycine cleavage system protein GcvH, whose translation MANIPDDLKFTEEHEYVRTTADGTVEVGITDYAQGELGDVVFVELPSVGTKLARHDVFGTIEAVKAVSELFAPLAGEVTEVNSRLDQEPALINSDPYGAGWMIRMRIDNSSDVDTLMDAAAYSGHMG comes from the coding sequence CCGAAGAGCACGAATACGTGCGGACTACGGCGGACGGGACTGTTGAAGTCGGAATCACCGACTACGCACAGGGCGAGCTGGGCGACGTTGTCTTCGTCGAGCTGCCGTCCGTCGGCACGAAGCTCGCCAGACATGACGTTTTCGGAACCATTGAGGCCGTGAAAGCAGTCTCGGAGCTTTTTGCTCCGCTGGCGGGAGAAGTTACCGAGGTGAACTCACGGCTCGATCAGGAACCCGCGCTGATCAACAGCGATCCATACGGTGCGGGGTGGATGATCCGTATGCGCATCGACAATTCATCGGATGTAGACACACTGATGGACGCCGCAGCGTATTCGGGCCACATGGGGTAA